In one window of Solanum pennellii chromosome 2, SPENNV200 DNA:
- the LOC107011859 gene encoding 50S ribosomal protein L12, chloroplastic-like translates to MASTLSTIALRSPSHISPSTHASISFPTKTLQLPILTPKLHHRRATFVRPLAAVEAPEKVVQLGDEISTLTLADAQKLVEYLQDKLGVSAASFAPAAVVAAPGGAAADAPAVVEEKTEFDVVIDEVPSNARIATIKAVRALTSLALKEAKELIEGLPKKFKEGVSKDEAEDAKKQLEEAGAKVSIA, encoded by the coding sequence ATGGCTTCCACATTATCCACTATTGCCCTTCGTTCACCTTCTCACATTTCCCCCTCCACGCACGCTTCAATTTCTTTCCCCACCAAAACCCTACAACTCCCCATTCTCACTCCCAAACTCCACCACCGCCGAGCCACTTTTGTCCGCCCTCTCGCCGCCGTCGAAGCACCGGAGAAGGTAGTCCAGCTCGGGGATGAAATCTCCACTTTAACCCTAGCTGACGCCCAGAAACTGGTTGAGTACCTTCAGGATAAGCTTGGTGTTTCAGCCGCATCCTTCGCTCCTGCTGCCGTTGTCGCAGCTCCTGGTGGGGCAGCCGCAGACGCTCCAGCTGTGGTTGAAGAGAAGACGGAATTTGACGTAGTCATCGATGAAGTGCCGAGTAATGCTAGAATTGCTACTATTAAGGCTGTTAGGGCTTTAACAAGTTTGGCATTGAAAGAGGCTAAGGAATTGATTGAAGGATTGCCTAAGAAATTTAAGGAGGGTGTTTCCAAGGATGAGGCTGAAGATGCTAAGAAACAGCTTGAAGAAGCTGGTGCTAAAGTCTCTATTGCTTAA